TCGTCCACTCTCCGGTAGAACTTTTACAACAATAAAGCACACTCATTGATCCCCTCCCGCATCTGACAGTCAACGTAGGCAACAACAATCCGGGGGATGTCCGGAATCCGCAGCTTGATTTCCGCCCCCCACCCGCCACACACCGGAGATAACACAATGGCGGCGGAAACAAAACCTTCCCTAGAGAGATGAAGAGGGGAGGAAAGTTGTGGGGTCACCATAATCGCTGCTTCAGTCTTCAATTCGTAAATCATCATCCCCGCCAGTCGAAAACTTGGCGTGTCGTTCACTTGCCTCATTGAAAATGACGGATGTAATCATCCATCTTCGGGTACCTTGCTACCATTAACGGTCCCGTCGCGGACCTCGGCAGCTTCCATTTCCCCaattcattgtttttatttgtcattGGCTGTTTTATCGCgaaaataagtttcaaattttgcctatatcgtttaaattttgaaacttttggatTTACGTTGGCTTTTTAAGAACTCAAAACGCCATTATGGATCGGAGTGTTTGTAGACCACGGTGTATTTTAAGATCGATTATAGTTAATTAAAGCAATTCaactaagtaggctcacaacacatctTAGAAcgattttaggaaaaaaacaaaacaatcatcTCTGGAAATTTCTAGAGTGATATTGAAAAACCATCGGAAGCTCCTAAGAAAACTCCTGACAGAAGATTTTCACTTACACTCACTTATGATTCAAAAACTCATATGTTTTAATTGACACCTTCGAAGCGTGCTTCAGGACAAtagttttccatttttaagaATGTTTCAAGCATCCCAACAtgttgttttgtgaataacttctgCATGCATGAATAGAAATTGATGGAATTTTTTCACTGAAGCTACTTACTAGTGTAaggtttacatgtgcaaatttttgtgacgttctcttaagtggtttttgaaaaaGCGTCCAatgaactttaatttttgggcgcAATgagcgccatctataatgcataatATATTTGGATTTATTGCCGTTAATGTTTGCTCTTggattttatcgacttttttcggcgagttttaatatattaaaactcgccgaaaaaagtcgataaaatccAAGAGCATAATGCATATTATGATTTACCCTTTTTCCAAATCAGTgcttattttgaatattatttttgtttcctgaagcttggcTTTCAAAACTGCTCAGAATTTGATCGAAGTGATGGAAAATCTAGCAGGTTGACCTCCTTCAGCACAAAAACAGCATAGGTTGTTTTGCCAATCgctgcacagctaagcacatgcttttggtttttatgcAGTATATAAGTCATTTCAACCGAATTCACCCTATTTTTGTCGATTGTACTCTTACAGAATTCGTCAACGAGATCCTAAAGTTCAAGTGTTcgaaaacaattacaaaaaaattaaaatttgtctgTTTCCAACAGTTGCACAGGCAGATTTGATGTCGTTCCTaatattttccgattttttttccaatggatGCACATTTTAAAAGCCTTCTTAAGGCTCGGCCATCATGTGGTCTTATGAACTGATATTTGGTACGGAAGCTCATTACGAGAACTTTTAATTCAAATGCAATACAAATTGGAAACGGCCCCTTTTAAAGGGGGTTGTCCatatattgagtttttttttctttatatgtcctacctACACGAAATTTTATACCATTCCGTGAAACGAACTTTaaggttctataaaatttatatttttctttacagggacaaaaagatgaaaaaataaaaggagaCGATCTGTTTTGCACTCTTTTACCCCTAAAAAGAAGATGTCATGTCATCAAAACCTAAATAATTGCTTTAGGTCTCACTAGTAAGTTGATCGATTGTTACATGATGAATATCAAccttaaaacctttttttcctgAAAGTAGAATTATTTGTAATCAATGTAACTCCTGAAGTATTTCAACAATATTCATGAAACATTCACATCATAGATCAAGCTGCTGCAAACGCCACGAAAATTTCTAAAGGTACCAGAATAAGAGGATTATTGAACCTGCGGAAAACAGTGATTTTGAAAAAGGGGACTTGCTGATTGACGATCTTGGAAAAAATGCGAATTGCACCAAAACGAAGATAAGTATCTTGGAAAACATTCTATTACTATCTATCTTTCTATTAATTTGCCGTTCTCCGGGCAGTTAGAGTCAGCgctcacaatttttttcatgcgtAATTTGTACTATAGTGGGTTTTATTCAATCCATATAAAAAGCTTGTGTAGATTGAGTTGCTTATGATAAAATTTGAGTCTTCTTATTGTTCCGGGACGGATTGGCCCAAAGTTTGGCTAGGTTTTTGATGTGGATCAGAAAGTAaaacgaaaaatcatttttcactgTTAGCAGATACCTTTGACCCGGACAAATAATATAATATTTTCTGTTTCGTAAGTTTAACACACACATCACAATGTTCTCAAACCTGTACCAAAACGTTATGTTACAGATTTCTAGTTTTACAAATTGACCCAACGCATTTTTGGTACAGAGGAATGTTATGATTCATTATGAGGATAAGATAAGCATTAAtgagaagaattttcaaaacgaattttACAACGTATTGCACTAGGATTGCTAGGGTTGTTTATTATACCTTGAAATGATTTTTCCTCAAATAAATTCAATGCACTGACAAAATGAGAGACACAGCTTAAGGCCCAAGATGTAATCGAGAATTTCCAGAATATTGAGGTTATGAAAAAACGATTTATTTTAGGTGGGTAAAGATATTTCGATATTTCAATTTCGTTTTGAGAATCACATAATCATCTCGGAAGCATGCATATGTGAAAAAACATCCAACATTTGTTTTGCAATGAATCCATCTTACATCTTACGGACAAAACcgacatttttttattatgtttgttttatgtgaaaaacATAGTGAAACTAAGGAATGTATTTGTTTTATCGATGTAGTAGATTGAACAAAACATAAATGTGATGGGCCCTTTTTATCTAATTAACTTTGTTTTTCAAACGTATAgatattattttagaaaaaatcaaacatctcTGTAGCTCTTGTTCGGTTGATTTGTctttaaaatgaatacatatGCTGACAAAAGATTTCAATTATAGGATCACAACACAGTCAAAGTGTCTCCATGATCAAATCCTTCAATCCCCTTGTTCGCGCACACACGAAAATGGGTAGAAACGAAATTGCCCGCTGCTGAAAACATTTTGCCGCCGGGTTTTTTGCGATGGGTTGCCTTCGGAATGCTGTCAGTTGTTCGGGAGCTAGGAAACATCAGAAGAAAAAGATGAGTTTCCGGCATCCCTAAGTTATAAAAGGCCGATCGAGAAGTCATATGTTTCTCTTTTGCGTTGACACGAGAATACGTCATCATCGAGCCGGCGAACGCACTCTGTCCAGTTTATTTACAAGTGATGTCTAGTATAGGAaatgttgtgaaattttgttgaaaaagttaaagtaaATTTAGTTAGTttagttgaataaaattaaagttaagaacCTGTAATAATAAAgtgaaattaaataattattaaaaagtgaaaatttgaacaatcaaTAAAGTGTACTTACCTGGAACAAACTGCGGCTATTCATCATCTGaaacaaaaaaggaagaaaCTTACCTGCTACATCACCAAGGGGAAAAACTTACCTGCTGCATTCGAAGAGAACATCCATCCGGGCGTAATATCCTGCTGATCCTGCTGAAAGGTACTtccatttggtccttcgaaccggatgccCGTCGAACTCCGAGCATCCGGAACCTATACACGATTTACGGAAGTCATTTACAACACCTCCACGTTGCTGGATTCGGATCGTTCCTgatataataaaaatacaagGCAATCTAATTGCCTCTAGAAGGTAATTATAATTCCATTTAACCTATAAGAGTGTCGTTTGTGCTTCGctggttttcgatttccagACCTTCCAGCGTTGGAAATGGCTTCAGAGCGACGCATCAAGTCTCTGAAATTGAGGATTCGTAGCCTAGAGACTTCTTTCAATCTCATCAAGGTTTTCGTCGACAACTACGACGAAGACACTCAATCAGTGGAAGTCTACTCCAAGACCCAAGCTGAGCTGGAAGCTTCCGATGTCGACGACATGGCAATCGTCGAGCAGCAATTCAAACAGCGATCGCAGTTCGAGACAGAATACTACAGAGTGAAGGGATTCTTGCTGGCCGTAAATAAACATGCTTCGACTCCGTATTCTCATCCTGTTCAGTCCCATGCGCACTTCCCTGCTTCCTCCCAGATTCGGCTACCCGACGTAAAGCTCCCCGTGTTCAACGGGTCGTTAGAGCAATGGTTAAACTTCCACGATCTTTTCGTTTCTTTGGTGCACTCATCAAGTGATTTGTCTAACATccaaaagttttattatttgaGATCGTCGTTGAGTGGAGATGCCCTTAAGTTAATCCAAACTATTGCAATCAGTGCCAATAACTATCCCGTCGCCTGGAATCTTCTCATTGagcattttcaaaatccattacGCTTAAAACAAACTTATGTTGACTCGTTGTTCGAATTTTCGCAACTTAAGAAAGAATCAGCTTCAGATCTTCATTCGTTGGTCGAAAGGTTTGAAGCTAACGTTCGAATCCTAAAGCAGCTTGGAGAAAGAACTGAATATTGGGACATTTTGCTCATACGAATGCTGAGTATCCGCCTTGATTCAACAACTCGTCGAGATTGGGAAGAGTTTGCGTCTGCGAAAGAGTCAACTACATTCCAAGATCTGGTAGGATTTCTTCAACGACGAGTTACGGTTCTGCAGTGCATGAGCAATGGCCAGCAAGAGCATTCAGCAACGACTTCAgcgaaaaaatcgacttctcgtCCTCCACTCGTTAGCCACGGAGCAACTCAGTTCAACTATCGGCAGTGTTTCGCTTGCTCCGACCATCACCCTCTGTATCAGTGTccagttttctcaaaaatgaccTCCGAAGACAAAGAAAAACTTGTGCGCCGCCAACAGCTTTGCCGAAATTGTCTACGGAAGGGTCATGTGGTTCGAAACTGTTCGTCGAAGAACACCTGCCGGAAATGCCGAGGACGACACCATAGCCAGCTGTGCAGCGACGATCGCACTCATCAGGAGCGCCTCAACCAGCGAGTCGAAGCAAGCGCAACGACGGAGACCAATGCGGCTTGCGAAGCAGCTTCACCATCACTATCAGCCGCGATTCACAACCCAGGGACTGGTCGTCTTTCTAACAGGGTGATTCTCGCAACAGCGGTGATCACTTTAATCGACGATCACGGCCACTCACACGTAGCAAGGGCACTGCTGGACTCAGGAAGCGAGTGCAGCTTCATTACTGAGTCATTTTCTCAACGGCTTCGGATTCATCGGCAAAAGGTTCATCTCTCAATCTCCGGAATTGGCCAATCTTCCACACATGCCCGTCTGAAGCTCCGCACCACAGTACGCTCACGCACCACCCGGTTTTCCACCATCGTCGAATTGCTTGTGCTTCCGAAACTCACCCTAAATCTACCGTCGACAACCATGGACGTTTCGAGCTGGAGTTTTCCGGAGGGAATTCAACTAGCAGATCCAGCTTTCTACCAGTCTAATCCCATCGACGTGGTTCTGGGCGCTGAAATATTCTTCGACGTCTTCAAACCATCAGGCAGAATATCACTTGGGGATGGGCTTCCGATGCTGGTGAATTCGGTCTTTGGCTGGGTGGTCTCTGGGAAGGTTATGCAGTCCAATCACCTCAAGACGATTTCCTGCAACGTCGCTACAGTGGCGGACATTCAACGATTCATGCAACGGTTTTGGGCGATTGAGGAGGAAAGTGCCGTTCCTAGTCTCTCGGTAGAAGAAGCGGCGTGCGAGGAGCATTTTCGTCGTACAGTTCAACGTGCGCCAGATGGCCGATATATTGTGCGATTGCCGTTGAAGGAAGCGGCAGACAACATAGGCGACAACTGCAACACTGCGCGACGTCGTTTTCACATGATCGAATCTCGCCTTCAACGCAACAAGGAGCTGCAGATTCAGTATCGGGACTTCATGGCAGAATACGAAACCCTTGGCCACATGCATCGAGTGGCGGACACAGCTGGATCCGATTCTTCCCGGTACTACTTACCCCATCATCCTGTGATTCGAGAAACGAGCTCCACAACCAAAGTCCGAGTTGTTTTCGACGCATCGTGTAAATCTGCAACCGGAAAATCTCTGAACGATGTGCTTATGGTAGGCGCAGTAATTCAAGACGATCTGAGAGCCATCATATTGAGGTCCAGGCTCCACCAGGTCATGCTCATCGCTGACATTAAGCAGATGTATCGTCAAGTGCTGGTCGACGATAGAGACACTCCACTGCAGCGGATTTTTTGGCGGAATTCCCCCGAGGAACCTCTACAGACCTTCGAGCTAAAAACGGTCACCTACGGCACGGCCAGCGCACCGTTTCTCGCTACCAGGGTACTTCAGCAGTTAGCCGATGACGAAAACCAGAACTTTCCCCAAGCAGCCAAGATTCTGAAGCGCGATGTTTACGTCGACGATCTGTTCACCGGAGGCAGCTCACCAGAGGAAGTATCAGAACTACGAACTCAGCTTGATCATCTTTGCAGAAGGGGCGGACTTGAGTTCCGCAAATTCGCCTCAAACGTAGAATCGGTTCTCGACGGCGTTTCTCCCGAAAGGCGTGCCATTCAATCTTCGGTCGAGCTCGCAGCAGACCAGTGCATCAAAACCCTGGGCCTACACTGGGAACCAACAGCCGACAACTTACGGTTCCACATTCAACTCCCCAAGCAACCACCAGACACCCTCATGACGAAACGAATCGCCCTGTCACAAATCGCACAACTTTTCGATCCGTTAGGCCTGGTTGGACCAGTCATCGTAACCGCTAAGATATTTATGCAGACGCTGTGGAGCCTTACATCCGAAGACGACAAACCTTGGGGCTGGGATCAACCGCTACCAGATTCTCTCGCCACTTACTGGATCAAATATTACTCGCAGTTGCCTTTGCTTGAGCAACTCAGAATCCCTCGATGTGTTGTTTTGCCCGATCCATGTAACATTCAGCTTCACCTCTTTTCGGACGCATCGGAACAAGCATATGGCGCCTGTGCATATCTTCGATCGACCGACGCTTCCGGGAATGTTCTGGTAACCTTGTTGACAGCCAAATCTAAAGTTTCACCGTTAAAAAGGCGCAGCATTCCTCGACTCGAGCTCTGCGGAGCACTAGAAGCGGCTCAACTGTACCAAAAGGTCTGCTCCGCCTTCGGATCGAGGTTTACGACATTCTTCTGGGTCGACTCTACTACCGTTCTTGCCTGGCTTAAGTCTAGCCCATCTGTTTGGACTACATTTGTGGCTAACAGAGTGTCCAAAATCCAGCTTGCTACAGTAGACACTTCCTGGAACCATGTTGCTGGGCAACAGAACCCCGCAGACCACATCTCTAGAGGCATCGAGGCAGGAACAATTCTTTCTTGCGACCTTTGGTGGAAAGGTCCTCAATGGCTTCAATTTGAACCATCGTTCT
This sequence is a window from Uranotaenia lowii strain MFRU-FL chromosome 3, ASM2978415v1, whole genome shotgun sequence. Protein-coding genes within it:
- the LOC129752234 gene encoding uncharacterized protein LOC129752234; translation: MASERRIKSLKLRIRSLETSFNLIKVFVDNYDEDTQSVEVYSKTQAELEASDVDDMAIVEQQFKQRSQFETEYYRVKGFLLAVNKHASTPYSHPVQSHAHFPASSQIRLPDVKLPVFNGSLEQWLNFHDLFVSLVHSSSDLSNIQKFYYLRSSLSGDALKLIQTIAISANNYPVAWNLLIEHFQNPLRLKQTYVDSLFEFSQLKKESASDLHSLVERFEANVRILKQLGERTEYWDILLIRMLSIRLDSTTRRDWEEFASAKESTTFQDLVGFLQRRVTVLQCMSNGQQEHSATTSAKKSTSRPPLVSHGATQFNYRQCFACSDHHPLYQCPVFSKMTSEDKEKLVRRQQLCRNCLRKGHVVRNCSSKNTCRKCRGRHHSQLCSDDRTHQERLNQRVEASATTETNAACEAASPSLSAAIHNPGTGRLSNRVILATAVITLIDDHGHSHVARALLDSGSECSFITESFSQRLRIHRQKVHLSISGIGQSSTHARLKLRTTVRSRTTRFSTIVELLVLPKLTLNLPSTTMDVSSWSFPEGIQLADPAFYQSNPIDVVLGAEIFFDVFKPSGRISLGDGLPMLVNSVFGWVVSGKVMQSNHLKTISCNVATVADIQRFMQRFWAIEEESAVPSLSVEEAACEEHFRRTVQRAPDGRYIVRLPLKEAADNIGDNCNTARRRFHMIESRLQRNKELQIQYRDFMAEYETLGHMHRVADTAGSDSSRYYLPHHPVIRETSSTTKVRVVFDASCKSATGKSLNDVLMVGAVIQDDLRAIILRSRLHQVMLIADIKQMYRQVLVDDRDTPLQRIFWRNSPEEPLQTFELKTVTYGTASAPFLATRVLQQLADDENQNFPQAAKILKRDVYVDDLFTGGSSPEEVSELRTQLDHLCRRGGLEFRKFASNVESVLDGVSPERRAIQSSVELAADQCIKTLGLHWEPTADNLRFHIQLPKQPPDTLMTKRIALSQIAQLFDPLGLVGPVIVTAKIFMQTLWSLTSEDDKPWGWDQPLPDSLATYWIKYYSQLPLLEQLRIPRCVVLPDPCNIQLHLFSDASEQAYGACAYLRSTDASGNVLVTLLTAKSKVSPLKRRSIPRLELCGALEAAQLYQKVCSAFGSRFTTFFWVDSTTVLAWLKSSPSVWTTFVANRVSKIQLATVDTSWNHVAGQQNPADHISRGIEAGTILSCDLWWKGPQWLQFEPSFWPVNQHEQSFETQLEARSSPIKVLATTADASFVDLFVERFSSFQHMLRVAAFCLRISVNRKQPKLTTILTPTEIQNAEFSLIRLVQLQEFASEISALRDSKPIHTKSRLRWFSPFLDPHGVMRVGGRLDKAPLTYDSKHQILLPYHHRFSVLLVQCYHERNLHASPQLLVGLLRLRYWIIGARNLAKTIVHRCTICFRARPKLVEQFMAELPKERITATRPFTVTGVDYWGPILLKHPHRRASPTKAFVAVFVCFCTKAVHIELVFDLTTAKFIQALRRFVSRRGPPSDIFSDNGRNFLGAKNELKRLIRQPDYSRKVDQECSVCNIKWHFNPPRASHFGGLWESAIHSAQKHFIRIVRDRPLFYDDMQTLLCQIESCLNSRPLVPLSDDPTDYEPLTPGHFLVGSALKAVPDDELSEIPFNCLKNWQQIQKLLQDLWRRWHLEYINTLQPRSKWVHSPVSIKENQLVLLKEDNTPPMHWPTARIIQTHPGSDGVVRVVTLRTAKGSCTRPVSKICLLPIAPSLEESIAPSSAEQSTPDEIRV